Proteins from a genomic interval of Hydrogenophaga sp. PAMC20947:
- the flgB gene encoding flagellar basal body rod protein FlgB, which yields MLEQMTSQLGNYANSLVLRSQRQQVIASNIANADTPGYIARDFDFAAALKDVSGTSTTAPTQTNAQHMRLGTRDARDPAMAYTVQTQPSQDGNSVDLDRERANFVDNSIRYESTLRFINSHVKTMLSAITGQ from the coding sequence ATGCTTGAGCAAATGACCAGCCAGTTGGGCAATTACGCCAACTCGCTCGTGCTGCGTTCCCAGCGTCAGCAGGTGATCGCCAGCAACATTGCCAATGCCGATACGCCGGGCTACATTGCTCGCGATTTCGACTTTGCGGCGGCGCTCAAAGATGTGTCAGGCACCAGCACCACAGCGCCGACCCAGACCAACGCGCAACACATGCGCCTGGGCACCCGCGATGCACGGGACCCCGCCATGGCCTACACGGTGCAGACCCAGCCCAGCCAGGATGGCAACTCGGTGGACCTGGACCGCGAGCGGGCCAATTTTGTGGACAACAGCATCCGCTATGAGTCCACGCTGCGTTTCATCAACTCGCATGTGAAAACCATGCTCAGCGCGATCACGGGGCAGTGA
- a CDS encoding flagellar basal body L-ring protein FlgH, protein MTLRETVLYFVANLGRLAWLGAAVLLGACQSTPVEFEPLKPIDYAHTKAWGTPTNGSLFQASSYRPGFEDPRARWPGDTLTIQITEKVSANQSSSSNVDRSGSVGGTVTAVPLIKPADLAKINNLTLGAESSNTFAGSGDNTNANDFSGVITVTVREVLPNGHLLVAGDKQIGVNNNVDVLRFSGTVDPRHIKPGNTVASTQVANARIESRGRGPVDEALSIGWLSRAFLSVFPF, encoded by the coding sequence ATGACCTTGCGCGAAACTGTGCTGTATTTTGTGGCCAACCTGGGCCGCCTGGCCTGGTTGGGGGCGGCAGTCTTGCTGGGCGCTTGTCAAAGCACGCCGGTGGAGTTCGAGCCTTTGAAGCCCATCGATTACGCCCACACCAAAGCCTGGGGTACACCCACCAATGGCAGCCTGTTTCAGGCCAGCAGCTACCGACCCGGATTTGAAGACCCGCGCGCGCGCTGGCCCGGCGATACCCTCACGATCCAGATCACCGAAAAGGTGAGTGCCAACCAGTCCTCCTCCTCCAATGTGGATCGAAGCGGCAGTGTGGGTGGAACCGTCACCGCAGTTCCCCTGATCAAGCCGGCCGATCTGGCCAAAATCAACAACCTGACGCTGGGCGCCGAATCCAGTAACACTTTTGCAGGCTCAGGTGACAACACCAATGCCAACGATTTTTCCGGTGTGATCACCGTCACCGTGCGAGAGGTGCTGCCCAACGGCCACCTGCTGGTGGCTGGAGACAAACAGATCGGTGTCAACAACAACGTCGACGTGTTGCGTTTCTCTGGCACGGTTGATCCGCGCCACATCAAACCCGGCAATACGGTGGCCTCCACCCAGGTCGCCAACGCGCGAATTGAATCGCGTGGACGAGGTCCGGTGGACGAAGCGCTTTCAATTGGCTGGTTGTCACGGGCCTTTTTGAGCGTTTTCCCCTTCTGA
- the flgF gene encoding flagellar basal-body rod protein FlgF yields the protein MDRMIYTAMSGANAASQRQQILANNLANASTPGFRAELATFRAVPVRGDGSSTRVFALEATAGHLEAPGPINPTGRNLDVAAKGNAYFGVQGLDGIEAYTRAGAFEVNANGSLVTAQGYTVLSEGGAPIVVPNNAQLDIGSDGTVNARVGEAPPQSLGKLKLVTPDGENALKRGVDGLFRGSQGQPLPGDAQARVQGGALEGSNVNPIEAMVGMIAVSRQFELQMRMLQNGETNDKTASQLLSMNG from the coding sequence ATGGACCGCATGATCTACACCGCCATGAGCGGTGCCAATGCCGCTTCGCAGCGGCAGCAGATCCTGGCCAACAACCTGGCCAACGCCTCTACGCCTGGCTTTCGGGCCGAGCTGGCGACATTTCGGGCGGTGCCGGTGCGCGGCGATGGTTCGAGCACGCGGGTATTTGCGCTGGAGGCCACGGCAGGCCACCTGGAAGCGCCCGGCCCGATCAATCCCACCGGGCGCAACCTGGACGTGGCCGCCAAAGGCAACGCCTATTTTGGTGTGCAGGGTCTGGATGGCATTGAGGCCTACACACGGGCCGGTGCATTCGAAGTCAACGCCAACGGCTCGCTGGTGACGGCGCAGGGTTACACGGTATTGAGCGAAGGGGGCGCTCCCATCGTGGTGCCCAACAATGCTCAACTCGACATAGGCTCCGACGGAACGGTGAACGCTCGTGTGGGCGAAGCGCCACCGCAAAGCCTGGGCAAGCTCAAGCTGGTGACGCCCGATGGAGAGAACGCTCTCAAGCGTGGCGTCGATGGCCTGTTTCGGGGGTCTCAAGGGCAGCCCCTGCCGGGCGATGCGCAGGCCCGCGTGCAGGGCGGCGCCCTGGAGGGCAGCAACGTGAACCCCATTGAGGCGATGGTCGGCATGATCGCCGTCTCCCGCCAGTTCGAATTGCAGATGCGCATGCTGCAAAACGGCGAGACCAACGACAAGACCGCCAGCCAGCTGCTCAGCATGAACGGCTGA
- the flgJ gene encoding flagellar assembly peptidoglycan hydrolase FlgJ, producing MGMQQALSADPSSLNGLKYQASKSGDDGKAALKQAAKQFEALFMREVIKSMREATMKSGILEGQGSSLGNDLLDQQFAVQMSGLPGGLSGAIERQLSQQITDQGGKAGDAGDAVKAPSAKMSEAPWVSGGSTVSRASGNSRQAGFVNQHSQAAEAVSRDSGIPASYMIGQAGHETGWGKSEIRHADGAPSFNLFGIKATGGWKGKVAEVRTTEYSNGTPHKTTAKFRAYDSYEDAFRDYAKLISKSPRYDQVMDQLDSVQGFTTGLQKAGYATDPRYAAKLSQAINTTLSLQRSSL from the coding sequence ATGGGCATGCAGCAGGCCTTGTCGGCCGATCCTTCTTCGCTGAACGGTCTGAAATACCAGGCCAGTAAATCGGGCGACGATGGCAAGGCTGCGCTCAAACAGGCGGCCAAGCAATTTGAAGCCTTGTTCATGCGCGAAGTGATCAAGAGCATGCGCGAAGCGACGATGAAGTCGGGCATTCTGGAAGGCCAGGGCAGCAGCCTGGGCAATGATTTGCTCGACCAGCAGTTTGCGGTGCAGATGTCGGGCCTCCCTGGGGGCTTGTCGGGCGCCATTGAGCGCCAGCTCAGCCAGCAAATCACGGATCAAGGGGGCAAGGCGGGTGACGCGGGTGACGCGGTCAAAGCCCCTTCGGCCAAGATGTCAGAAGCGCCCTGGGTCTCAGGCGGTAGCACCGTCTCGCGCGCTTCGGGCAATTCGCGTCAGGCGGGTTTCGTGAACCAGCACAGCCAGGCGGCTGAAGCGGTGTCGCGGGATTCGGGTATTCCTGCGAGCTACATGATTGGGCAAGCTGGCCACGAGACCGGTTGGGGCAAGAGCGAAATCCGCCATGCCGATGGGGCGCCATCGTTCAACCTGTTCGGTATCAAAGCCACCGGTGGGTGGAAAGGCAAGGTCGCCGAAGTGCGGACCACCGAGTACAGCAACGGAACGCCCCACAAGACCACGGCCAAGTTCCGGGCCTACGATTCCTACGAAGACGCTTTCCGCGATTACGCGAAGCTGATCAGCAAGAGCCCGCGGTACGACCAGGTGATGGATCAGCTGGACTCGGTGCAAGGGTTCACCACCGGGTTGCAAAAGGCCGGTTACGCCACCGATCCGCGCTATGCGGCCAAGCTCAGCCAGGCCATCAACACGACCCTGAGCCTGCAACGGAGTTCGCTATGA
- the flgC gene encoding flagellar basal body rod protein FlgC, whose amino-acid sequence MSMFAIFGVSGSAISSQSQRLNVVASNLANADAVAGPDGQSYKARQVVFQSVPMGGQGDAGVKVKNITESEAPGRKVHDPYHPSADAEGYVTHSNVNPVEEMVNMMSASRSYQNNVEVMNTAKSLLLKTLQMGQ is encoded by the coding sequence ATGTCGATGTTTGCCATTTTTGGGGTTTCCGGCAGTGCCATCAGCTCGCAGTCGCAGCGTCTCAACGTGGTGGCCAGCAATCTGGCCAATGCCGATGCGGTGGCCGGGCCTGACGGGCAAAGCTACAAGGCGCGACAGGTGGTGTTTCAGAGCGTGCCCATGGGCGGGCAGGGTGATGCGGGCGTCAAGGTGAAGAACATCACCGAGAGCGAAGCGCCCGGGCGCAAGGTGCACGACCCCTACCACCCCAGCGCTGATGCCGAAGGATATGTGACCCATTCCAATGTGAATCCGGTGGAAGAAATGGTCAACATGATGTCGGCTTCGCGTTCGTACCAGAACAACGTTGAGGTCATGAATACGGCCAAGTCCCTGCTGCTCAAGACCCTTCAAATGGGTCAATAA
- the flgG gene encoding flagellar basal-body rod protein FlgG, whose product MINSLWISKTGMQAQQTQLDVISNNMANVSTNGFKRSSAVFEDLMYQNLRQVGAADTEQNNLPTGLQVGLGVRTVATSRSFTQGSLQQSGNQLDLAVNGSGFLQVSMADGTTGYTRDGSLQVDADGRLVTSSGLAVAGGITIPAEAQSITVGKDGVVTVKLPANATPQQVGTLELATFVNPAGLEPLGGNLYAESVASGNPITGAPGSAGMGQIMQGYVETSNVNVVQELVTMIQTQRAYEMNSKAIQTSDQMLQRLAQL is encoded by the coding sequence ATGATCAATTCGCTGTGGATTTCCAAGACCGGCATGCAGGCCCAGCAAACCCAGCTGGACGTGATTTCCAACAACATGGCCAACGTCTCGACGAATGGCTTCAAGCGCTCCAGTGCCGTGTTCGAAGACCTGATGTACCAGAACCTGCGGCAGGTGGGTGCGGCCGACACCGAGCAAAACAACTTGCCCACCGGCTTGCAGGTGGGTCTGGGCGTGCGCACCGTGGCCACCTCGCGTTCGTTCACGCAAGGCAGCTTGCAACAGTCGGGCAACCAGCTGGATCTCGCGGTCAACGGGAGCGGGTTCCTGCAGGTTTCCATGGCCGACGGCACCACGGGCTATACCCGGGATGGCAGCCTGCAGGTTGACGCAGATGGCCGCCTGGTGACTTCCAGCGGCCTGGCTGTGGCTGGTGGAATCACCATCCCCGCAGAAGCCCAGAGCATCACGGTGGGCAAAGACGGTGTGGTGACCGTGAAGCTCCCCGCCAATGCCACGCCCCAGCAGGTGGGCACTCTGGAGCTGGCCACGTTCGTGAATCCGGCCGGTCTTGAGCCGCTGGGCGGCAACCTCTATGCCGAGAGCGTCGCATCGGGCAACCCGATCACGGGCGCACCCGGCAGCGCAGGCATGGGCCAGATCATGCAGGGTTATGTCGAGACGTCCAACGTCAACGTGGTGCAGGAACTGGTGACGATGATCCAGACCCAGCGCGCCTACGAGATGAACTCCAAGGCGATCCAGACCAGCGACCAGATGCTGCAGCGCCTGGCACAACTGTGA
- the flgL gene encoding flagellar hook-associated protein FlgL: MRVATANSYDNTIGNLSKRQSDLVDQQNRISTGKRVLKASDDPVSAVMSEAVQNRYARVESDKRALASSRASLTQAESALGEANELIQDVRTLLVSAGNGSYSDRERADIALQIEGLRERLLGVANQRDSSGRTLFGGLGGSQTPFVEVYGPSGGGDVRFDGQRGQEATGNNTLPQSLDGEAIWMQVPKGNGTFAVDLGAGNTGSVRTDSGKVTSPTALTGQNYNLTFADVGGVMQFSVTNTTTGAPVAGMIGVPYVAGSAIEFDGMSLVVSGAPQDLDSIAVATPTSPTDIFKVMQNAIDALRSTGNGASRTHVIDRAMGEIDASLDRNSQARSQTGAWLNRADATEALLTGRAVAHKTEQSNLEDLDMIQGISDFQNKQTALEVALQSYAKIQNLSLFQYIS, encoded by the coding sequence ATGAGAGTCGCCACCGCCAACAGTTATGACAACACCATCGGTAATCTGAGCAAGCGCCAGTCGGATCTGGTGGACCAGCAAAACCGCATCTCGACCGGTAAACGCGTGCTAAAGGCCAGCGATGATCCGGTCTCGGCGGTCATGTCCGAGGCGGTGCAAAACCGCTATGCCCGGGTGGAGTCCGACAAACGCGCTCTGGCAAGTTCGCGTGCCAGCCTCACCCAGGCCGAGAGCGCGCTGGGCGAGGCCAATGAGCTCATCCAGGATGTGCGTACGCTGCTGGTGTCGGCGGGCAATGGCTCCTACAGTGACCGGGAGCGGGCCGATATTGCCCTGCAGATCGAGGGCCTGCGCGAGCGCCTGCTCGGCGTAGCCAACCAGCGCGATTCTTCTGGCCGCACCTTGTTTGGCGGGCTGGGTGGTTCGCAGACACCCTTTGTTGAGGTGTACGGTCCCTCCGGGGGCGGCGACGTGCGCTTCGATGGACAGCGCGGGCAGGAAGCCACTGGCAACAACACGCTGCCCCAGTCGCTGGACGGTGAGGCCATCTGGATGCAGGTGCCCAAAGGGAATGGCACCTTTGCTGTTGATCTGGGCGCAGGCAACACCGGCAGTGTGCGCACCGACTCCGGCAAAGTGACCAGTCCCACGGCCTTGACTGGCCAAAACTACAACCTAACGTTTGCCGATGTCGGTGGCGTGATGCAGTTCAGCGTGACCAACACCACGACTGGTGCGCCGGTGGCTGGCATGATCGGTGTGCCTTATGTGGCAGGCAGTGCCATTGAATTCGATGGCATGTCGCTTGTGGTGAGTGGAGCGCCACAAGACTTAGACTCCATCGCTGTGGCGACGCCCACGTCCCCAACCGATATCTTCAAAGTCATGCAGAACGCTATTGATGCGTTGCGGTCAACCGGCAATGGCGCGTCGCGCACCCATGTGATCGACCGCGCCATGGGCGAAATCGATGCCAGCCTGGATCGCAATTCGCAGGCACGGAGCCAGACCGGCGCCTGGCTCAACCGGGCTGATGCCACCGAGGCTTTGCTCACCGGTCGCGCGGTTGCGCACAAAACCGAGCAGTCCAACCTTGAAGATCTCGACATGATCCAGGGCATTTCCGATTTCCAGAACAAGCAGACTGCCCTGGAGGTCGCCTTGCAGTCCTACGCCAAGATTCAGAACCTGTCCTTGTTCCAGTACATCAGCTAG
- the flgK gene encoding flagellar hook-associated protein FlgK, protein MTSSLSIGAGALTTNLAALQVIGNNIANVNTSGYSRQTVQTQSAGYQTLGGMYFGKGVELSSVTRSHSAYLTREAQVASSVAAADSERYTRMSQLESLFPIGEEGLGAAVNSMLNAWNDVASSPSDLSARVVAISRGDDLAARMRDTATQLDTMVNSGRLQAKTSVDNINRLASDIAKLNQKVIENQGNQGQPNDLLDQRDAALAELSQYVQISTVSADDGSVSVFVGGSQPLVLGQSANKLQVVADNTDPAQIQINFVQGGVSHTMAHASLGGSLGGLMGFLKDDLPKMENLLGRMSLALTTEMNTQHTLGVDLQGNAGGNFFVPAAPVVGTPANTNSGTAQIHSEVTDPAALKASDYKVSFVASGVTVTRMSDGTTSSFASLPAEVDGLSFQLDSGAGAVGDSFKVRPFSAAARNMQLAIGAPNQLAVGSPVMVTPGTGNTGGMTIEKLYAVEPSANLTDPVTITFLADGSFTATGLGPGNPPPDNAALSSYNYTPGQPLQFNGWSLTLRGSPTAGESFTVTASPAGGNSQNGGNAEAVLALRDLATFDGVSLSDGYGALLSHLGTQVQSAKFSASYSAQVASNTEAARSSVSGVNLDEEAARLLQYQQAYQASAKFLQIAQSTFDTLMQSVGR, encoded by the coding sequence ATGACCTCTTCACTGAGCATTGGCGCCGGCGCCCTCACCACCAACCTGGCGGCCTTGCAGGTCATTGGCAACAACATTGCCAATGTGAACACCTCGGGTTACTCTCGGCAAACGGTGCAGACCCAGTCGGCGGGCTACCAGACGCTGGGTGGCATGTATTTCGGAAAAGGCGTCGAGCTGTCCAGTGTGACGCGTTCGCACAGTGCCTACCTGACCCGGGAAGCCCAAGTGGCCAGCTCCGTGGCGGCTGCCGACAGCGAACGCTATACGCGCATGAGCCAGCTGGAGTCGCTGTTCCCGATTGGTGAAGAGGGCTTGGGAGCGGCCGTCAACTCCATGCTCAACGCCTGGAACGATGTGGCGTCCTCGCCATCTGATCTGTCGGCCCGTGTGGTGGCGATCTCGCGTGGCGATGATCTGGCCGCTCGCATGCGCGACACGGCAACGCAGCTCGATACCATGGTCAACAGTGGCCGCCTTCAGGCCAAAACTTCGGTTGACAACATCAACCGCCTTGCTTCCGACATCGCCAAACTCAACCAGAAGGTGATTGAAAACCAGGGCAACCAGGGGCAGCCCAACGATTTGCTCGATCAGCGCGACGCTGCGCTTGCCGAGCTCAGCCAATACGTGCAGATCAGCACCGTGTCTGCCGACGACGGCAGTGTCAGCGTGTTTGTGGGCGGCAGCCAGCCGCTGGTCCTGGGGCAGAGTGCAAACAAGCTCCAGGTGGTGGCCGACAACACCGACCCTGCCCAGATCCAGATCAATTTTGTGCAGGGGGGGGTGTCGCACACCATGGCGCATGCTTCGCTGGGAGGCAGCCTGGGCGGCTTGATGGGCTTTCTGAAAGACGATCTGCCCAAGATGGAAAACCTGCTGGGGCGCATGTCGCTGGCGCTCACGACCGAGATGAACACCCAGCACACGCTGGGCGTGGATCTGCAGGGCAATGCGGGTGGCAATTTCTTTGTCCCTGCTGCGCCGGTGGTGGGAACACCTGCGAACACGAACTCGGGTACTGCGCAAATCCACAGTGAAGTGACGGATCCGGCGGCTTTAAAGGCTTCGGACTACAAGGTCAGTTTTGTGGCGAGCGGCGTCACGGTGACCCGCATGTCCGATGGCACGACTTCGTCATTTGCCAGCCTGCCGGCCGAGGTTGACGGATTGAGCTTCCAGCTCGACTCGGGCGCCGGCGCCGTGGGCGACAGCTTCAAGGTGCGTCCCTTTTCTGCGGCTGCACGCAACATGCAGCTCGCCATCGGAGCGCCCAACCAACTGGCGGTGGGCAGCCCAGTGATGGTGACCCCCGGCACGGGCAACACCGGTGGCATGACCATTGAAAAGCTCTACGCGGTGGAGCCTTCCGCCAACCTGACCGATCCGGTCACGATCACTTTCCTTGCAGACGGTAGCTTCACAGCCACCGGCCTCGGGCCGGGCAATCCCCCGCCCGACAACGCCGCGCTCTCAAGCTACAACTACACACCCGGGCAGCCCTTGCAGTTCAACGGCTGGAGCCTGACCCTGCGAGGTTCGCCCACGGCCGGGGAAAGCTTCACCGTGACCGCGTCGCCCGCTGGAGGAAACAGCCAGAACGGGGGCAATGCAGAAGCGGTATTGGCCTTGCGCGATTTGGCCACCTTTGATGGCGTTTCGCTCAGCGATGGCTATGGCGCTTTGCTTTCGCACCTGGGTACCCAGGTGCAGAGCGCGAAATTCTCAGCCAGCTATTCGGCGCAAGTTGCGTCCAATACCGAGGCGGCGCGTTCGTCGGTTTCTGGTGTCAACCTGGACGAGGAAGCAGCCCGGTTGTTGCAGTACCAGCAGGCTTACCAGGCGTCGGCCAAATTCCTGCAAATTGCCCAGAGCACGTTTGACACCCTGATGCAATCTGTGGGTCGCTGA
- a CDS encoding flagellar hook capping FlgD N-terminal domain-containing protein: MTPIDLSNLGNTVGSTTSTSSNSATDPEASQDRFLKLLVAQINNQDPLNPMDNAQMTTQMAQINTVSGIQELNATLKGMASQMSATQSLQGASLIGREVLIDGKELSFEGTVGKGALSLPSGASQVYVDIVGVNGALIDTVDMGAQGAGQHAFEWNAGAIPPASIASFSVRASQGTQVIEATPLSRIKVASVGMTNGAMTLQLQNGRSVAYDQARAFM; encoded by the coding sequence ATGACGCCGATTGATCTCAGCAACCTCGGTAACACCGTGGGTTCCACCACATCCACGAGCAGCAACAGCGCCACGGACCCTGAGGCCTCGCAAGACCGCTTCCTCAAGTTGCTCGTCGCACAGATCAACAACCAGGATCCGCTCAACCCGATGGACAACGCGCAGATGACGACCCAGATGGCGCAGATCAACACGGTCAGCGGCATCCAGGAACTCAACGCCACGCTCAAGGGCATGGCCAGTCAGATGAGCGCCACACAGTCCCTGCAGGGTGCTTCGTTGATCGGGCGCGAAGTCCTGATCGATGGCAAAGAACTCAGCTTTGAGGGCACGGTAGGCAAGGGCGCCTTGTCGCTGCCGTCGGGCGCCAGCCAGGTCTATGTCGACATCGTGGGCGTCAACGGCGCGCTGATTGACACCGTGGACATGGGCGCGCAGGGCGCTGGGCAGCATGCCTTTGAGTGGAACGCCGGTGCCATTCCGCCAGCCAGTATTGCCAGTTTTTCCGTGCGCGCTTCTCAAGGCACCCAGGTGATCGAAGCGACGCCGCTGTCGCGCATCAAGGTGGCTTCGGTCGGCATGACCAATGGCGCCATGACGCTGCAGTTGCAAAACGGCCGTTCGGTCGCCTACGACCAGGCCAGGGCGTTCATGTAA
- the flgE gene encoding flagellar hook protein FlgE, with translation MAFQHGLSGLNASSRNLDVIGHNIANANTVGMKTSRAEFSELYASSINASGGINSGIGVTVATVSQMFTQGNITVTGNDMDVAINGNGFFEVTMPDGSMAYSRAGMFKLDNVGNIITNEGANLMGYPTDAAGVRTAFESQPLKLPTGGPIPAKLTTAITAEFNLDARAPIAAAVVPPTPFGTYSTSLNGFDAQGLEVPVTFVFEKVGNNQWNVYPGVNGADPAASVPFAVNFLADGTLDPATVIPQLQLASPNDPAEVFNVDISFDDITQFGADFAVSNLSQDGYRPGELTSLGIGDNGVITARYSNGQSQAAGQIALVNFRNAQGLSPTGGGNWVATAASGEPIAGAPGEGKFGSLKSGALEDSNVDLTGELVNMMTAQRAYQANAQTIKTQDQIMSTLLNMR, from the coding sequence ATGGCTTTCCAGCATGGCCTCTCTGGCCTCAACGCCTCCAGCCGCAACCTCGACGTGATTGGCCACAACATCGCCAACGCCAACACCGTGGGTATGAAAACGTCGCGAGCTGAATTCTCTGAGTTGTACGCCAGCTCGATCAACGCTTCGGGCGGCATCAATTCGGGCATTGGTGTGACCGTGGCCACGGTGTCACAGATGTTCACTCAGGGCAACATCACGGTCACCGGAAATGACATGGACGTGGCCATCAACGGCAACGGCTTTTTCGAAGTGACCATGCCCGATGGTTCCATGGCCTACTCGCGAGCGGGTATGTTCAAGCTGGACAACGTTGGCAATATCATCACCAACGAAGGTGCCAACCTGATGGGTTATCCGACCGATGCCGCAGGTGTGCGGACCGCATTTGAGTCGCAGCCACTCAAGCTGCCGACGGGCGGCCCCATTCCGGCGAAGCTGACGACCGCCATCACCGCCGAGTTCAATCTGGATGCGCGGGCACCCATCGCCGCGGCCGTGGTTCCCCCCACGCCATTTGGAACCTACAGCACCTCGCTCAACGGGTTTGATGCCCAGGGCCTGGAAGTGCCGGTGACCTTCGTTTTTGAAAAGGTTGGCAACAACCAGTGGAACGTTTATCCGGGCGTGAACGGCGCGGATCCTGCGGCTTCGGTGCCTTTTGCCGTCAACTTCCTGGCCGACGGCACGCTGGATCCCGCGACGGTGATTCCCCAGTTGCAGCTGGCCTCGCCCAACGACCCTGCTGAGGTATTCAACGTCGACATCAGTTTCGATGACATCACCCAATTCGGTGCAGATTTTGCGGTGTCCAATCTGTCGCAGGACGGTTACCGACCTGGTGAACTGACCAGCCTGGGCATTGGCGACAACGGCGTGATCACGGCCCGCTATTCCAATGGTCAGTCCCAGGCCGCCGGCCAGATTGCGCTGGTCAACTTCCGCAATGCGCAGGGCCTCTCGCCGACAGGTGGAGGCAACTGGGTCGCAACGGCCGCATCAGGCGAGCCGATTGCGGGCGCCCCGGGCGAGGGCAAGTTTGGCTCGCTGAAATCGGGCGCTCTGGAAGACTCCAACGTCGATTTGACCGGTGAGCTGGTCAACATGATGACGGCGCAACGGGCCTACCAGGCCAACGCCCAGACCATCAAGACGCAAGACCAGATCATGAGCACGCTGTTGAACATGAGATAA
- a CDS encoding flagellar basal body P-ring protein FlgI produces MGSVWLGWPLDAHAIRIKEVAAVQGVRTNQLTGFGLVVGLDGTGDQTTQMPYTSQGMSNYLQQLGMTLPADAKVQMKNVAAVLVTAQLPAFAQPGQMIDVTVSSMGNSKSLRGGTLITTPLKGVDGEIYALAQGNLLVGGAGASGGGSKVQINHLSAGRIPSGAQVERTVPTAFALGDTIDLGLNASDFQTARRVAEAINTRMGKGTANAMDGRLVRLRAPIDPNARVSFLAEVEEIQLETSVPAARVIINTRTGSIVMNGAVTIGPCAVAHGNLSVSISSTPVVSQPNPLSGGQTVVAEKTDIKITQEGGALVQMEASPKLSDLVRMLNGLGATPQDLLAILQAIKAAGAMNAELEVI; encoded by the coding sequence ATGGGTTCGGTGTGGCTGGGCTGGCCGCTGGATGCCCATGCGATCCGGATCAAGGAAGTGGCCGCGGTTCAGGGTGTGCGCACCAACCAGCTCACCGGCTTTGGTCTGGTGGTTGGGCTGGATGGCACAGGCGACCAAACCACCCAGATGCCCTACACCTCCCAGGGCATGAGCAACTACCTGCAGCAACTGGGCATGACCCTGCCCGCCGATGCCAAGGTGCAGATGAAGAACGTGGCGGCTGTGCTGGTCACCGCGCAGTTGCCCGCTTTTGCCCAACCCGGGCAGATGATCGATGTCACGGTGTCGTCCATGGGCAACTCCAAGTCCTTGCGGGGTGGCACCCTGATCACCACCCCGTTGAAGGGGGTGGACGGTGAAATCTATGCCCTGGCCCAGGGCAACTTGCTGGTGGGTGGCGCTGGCGCTTCGGGCGGCGGCAGCAAGGTGCAGATCAACCACTTGAGCGCGGGCCGGATTCCCTCGGGCGCGCAGGTGGAACGCACGGTGCCCACCGCATTTGCTTTGGGCGACACCATCGACCTTGGCCTCAACGCTTCCGATTTTCAAACCGCCCGCAGGGTGGCTGAAGCCATCAATACCCGCATGGGCAAGGGCACGGCCAATGCCATGGACGGGCGCCTGGTGCGCTTGCGCGCACCCATCGATCCCAACGCCCGAGTGAGCTTTCTGGCCGAGGTGGAAGAAATCCAGCTGGAAACCAGTGTGCCCGCGGCGCGCGTGATCATCAATACCCGTACGGGCTCGATTGTGATGAACGGGGCTGTGACCATTGGCCCTTGTGCCGTGGCCCACGGCAACCTGTCGGTGAGCATCAGCTCCACACCCGTGGTGAGCCAACCCAACCCGTTGTCAGGCGGCCAGACCGTGGTCGCTGAAAAAACCGATATCAAGATCACACAGGAAGGCGGGGCGCTGGTGCAGATGGAGGCATCCCCCAAGCTGTCGGACCTCGTGCGCATGCTCAACGGCCTGGGCGCCACGCCCCAGGATTTGCTGGCCATTCTGCAGGCCATCAAGGCCGCCGGTGCCATGAATGCAGAGCTGGAGGTGATATGA